One Robbsia sp. KACC 23696 DNA segment encodes these proteins:
- a CDS encoding cytochrome c, with protein MAVDAEQVPPLRIGQIDSAGARVYLNSCNACHRSDGTGAKRIFPSLAGNSAVNADDPTSLIHLVLSGSRMPSTATAPAPIAMPDFGWRLTNQQIADVLTFVRANWGNHASAVSVDQVAKVRQAVRQTEAAN; from the coding sequence GTGGCGGTCGATGCGGAACAGGTTCCGCCGCTACGCATCGGACAGATCGACTCGGCCGGTGCCCGTGTCTATCTGAACAGCTGCAATGCCTGCCATCGCTCGGACGGTACTGGCGCCAAGCGCATCTTCCCATCGCTGGCCGGCAACTCCGCGGTGAACGCGGACGATCCGACTTCGTTGATCCACCTGGTGCTCAGCGGCTCGCGGATGCCGAGCACGGCAACGGCGCCAGCGCCGATCGCCATGCCGGACTTCGGCTGGCGCCTGACGAATCAGCAGATCGCGGATGTGCTGACCTTCGTGCGAGCGAACTGGGGTAATCATGCCTCGGCCGTCTCTGTCGATCAGGTCGCCAAGGTGCGTCAGGCCGTGCGCCAGACGGAAGCGGCAAACTAA
- a CDS encoding CaiB/BaiF CoA-transferase family protein gives MLKLLDGVRVISFNHFHAGPMAAQMLADLGADVIAVEPIDGAFHRNWAVADHFVGTQSVNLLTTGRNKRSLSVDMKSEAGRALTQKLVKDADVLMENFRPGAMARLGLGYEALKAINPRLIYASASGYGGSGPYAAKPGQDLLLQALSGLAARTGRADGAPTPVGPVVVDQHAAVIYVMSILAALFNRERTGEGRLVEVSLLQAAIDLQTESLTAWLNGARSPSSRGPDGLASWFSGGAYGIHATSDGHLAISMATPEALARALEEPALAAIPASDGYTRREEIVRLVGARLKQKTTAQWLEHLRDSDVWHGPVQDYDDLQADPQLTHLEAFKTVDGVEGKPVTFVMHPARFDGQAPGVALTPQPLGAQSAEILGELGYAQSEIDALIADGVVRTAPAA, from the coding sequence ATGCTGAAACTCCTCGACGGCGTCCGTGTCATCAGCTTCAACCACTTCCATGCCGGCCCGATGGCTGCGCAAATGCTCGCCGATCTGGGCGCGGACGTGATCGCCGTCGAGCCGATCGACGGTGCCTTTCATCGCAACTGGGCAGTGGCCGATCATTTCGTCGGCACGCAAAGCGTCAATCTGCTGACGACGGGCCGCAACAAGCGCAGCCTGTCAGTCGATATGAAAAGCGAGGCCGGTCGCGCCCTGACGCAAAAGCTCGTCAAGGATGCCGACGTGCTGATGGAAAACTTCCGCCCCGGCGCGATGGCACGCCTCGGCTTGGGTTACGAAGCACTGAAGGCGATCAACCCGCGATTGATCTATGCGAGCGCCAGCGGCTACGGCGGCTCCGGTCCCTACGCGGCCAAGCCGGGGCAGGATCTGCTGCTGCAGGCGCTGTCCGGGCTGGCGGCCCGCACCGGTCGCGCCGATGGCGCCCCGACGCCGGTGGGTCCGGTGGTGGTCGACCAACATGCAGCCGTCATCTATGTGATGAGCATCCTGGCTGCGCTGTTCAATCGCGAGCGTACCGGCGAAGGCCGCCTCGTGGAAGTCAGCCTGCTGCAGGCCGCGATCGATCTGCAAACGGAATCGCTGACGGCCTGGTTGAACGGCGCCCGCAGCCCTTCGTCGCGCGGCCCGGACGGCCTGGCGAGCTGGTTCAGCGGCGGCGCCTACGGCATTCATGCGACGTCGGACGGCCATCTGGCGATCTCGATGGCCACGCCGGAGGCACTGGCCCGCGCGTTGGAAGAACCAGCGTTGGCCGCGATTCCGGCAAGCGACGGCTATACGCGACGCGAGGAAATCGTCCGCCTGGTCGGCGCGCGCCTCAAGCAAAAGACCACGGCGCAATGGCTCGAGCATCTGCGCGACTCCGATGTCTGGCACGGCCCGGTACAGGACTACGACGACCTGCAAGCCGATCCGCAACTGACCCATCTGGAAGCATTCAAGACGGTCGACGGCGTGGAAGGCAAGCCGGTGACCTTCGTCATGCATCCCGCCCGTTTCGATGGCCAAGCACCGGGCGTGGCACTGACGCCGCAGCCGCTTGGTGCGCAATCGGCGGAAATCCTGGGTGAACTGGGCTATGCGCAGAGCGAGATCGACGCGTTGATCGCGGACGGCGTGGTACGCACCGCGCCCGCCGCCTGA
- a CDS encoding MaoC/PaaZ C-terminal domain-containing protein: MYDIKPFDTLHVGDEVSICKTITEADGAMYEAATGDFGPVHIDEGYASKTRFGQRLAPGILVAGICTSVLTAELVGTLGVSIEDRFWFTGPVFYGDTLRFRVWIAEMNAETRTAVWQASATNDEGKEVLKAEATLKFPRVKPKPVETVEQAQ; the protein is encoded by the coding sequence ATGTACGACATCAAACCATTCGACACGCTGCATGTGGGCGACGAAGTGTCCATCTGCAAGACGATCACCGAAGCCGACGGCGCGATGTATGAAGCCGCCACCGGCGACTTCGGTCCGGTGCATATCGACGAAGGCTATGCGAGCAAGACCCGTTTCGGCCAACGTCTGGCACCGGGCATTCTGGTGGCAGGCATCTGCACCAGCGTGCTGACGGCAGAATTGGTCGGCACGTTGGGCGTATCGATCGAAGACCGTTTCTGGTTCACCGGTCCGGTGTTCTATGGCGATACGCTGCGCTTTCGCGTCTGGATCGCCGAGATGAACGCGGAGACGCGCACCGCCGTCTGGCAGGCCAGTGCGACAAACGATGAAGGCAAGGAAGTGCTGAAGGCCGAGGCGACGTTGAAGTTTCCCCGCGTCAAGCCGAAGCCGGTCGAAACCGTGGAGCAGGCACAATGA
- a CDS encoding dihydrodipicolinate synthase family protein, producing the protein MRTDAFAAEELSTTVMAVPPLARRADYALDPVQNRRLMAHIAQGGVRTLLYGGNANLYHVPISEYAALLDLLAEQADAQTRVIPAIGADYGKMLDQARLLRERQYRTAMVLPMAGFTTASGVYDGLSRVAELAGFPLTLYIKQEAYLDLDTLARLVEQGVLAAVKYAIVREHPESDPYLQALIDRLGGSTPAARAAALGKLVSGMGERPAITHVNDYGLAAWTTGSGCIAPRAVMRLFEAVKAGRLDEAQALHARFMPLETLRDKISLIRVLHDAVTVSGIADMGPMLPLLSNTDAADMPAVREATRALLEFEQSLG; encoded by the coding sequence ATGAGAACCGATGCTTTTGCAGCCGAGGAATTAAGCACGACCGTGATGGCGGTGCCGCCGCTGGCCCGACGCGCGGACTATGCGCTGGACCCGGTGCAGAACCGCCGCTTGATGGCGCATATCGCGCAGGGCGGCGTGCGCACGCTGCTGTATGGTGGCAATGCCAATCTCTATCACGTGCCGATCAGCGAATACGCGGCGCTGCTGGATCTGCTCGCCGAGCAGGCCGATGCGCAGACACGCGTGATACCGGCGATCGGTGCCGATTACGGCAAGATGCTCGACCAGGCGCGGCTGCTCCGCGAGCGGCAGTATCGTACCGCGATGGTGTTGCCGATGGCGGGCTTTACCACGGCATCGGGCGTGTACGACGGCCTGTCCCGCGTTGCCGAGCTGGCGGGCTTTCCGTTGACGCTCTACATCAAGCAAGAAGCCTATCTGGACTTGGACACCTTGGCGCGCCTCGTCGAGCAGGGCGTGCTGGCGGCGGTGAAGTACGCGATCGTGCGGGAGCATCCGGAGAGCGATCCCTACCTGCAGGCCCTGATCGATCGCCTCGGCGGATCGACGCCGGCCGCGCGTGCTGCCGCCTTGGGGAAGCTAGTCAGCGGCATGGGCGAGCGCCCGGCCATCACTCACGTGAACGACTATGGGCTGGCGGCGTGGACCACCGGTTCCGGATGCATCGCGCCGCGTGCGGTAATGCGTCTGTTCGAGGCCGTCAAAGCCGGCCGTCTCGACGAAGCGCAGGCCTTGCATGCACGCTTCATGCCGTTGGAAACGCTGCGCGACAAGATTTCCTTGATCCGCGTGCTGCACGATGCGGTGACGGTCAGCGGGATCGCCGATATGGGACCGATGCTGCCGCTGCTCTCCAACACGGACGCGGCGGACATGCCGGCCGTGCGGGAGGCCACCCGGGCACTGCTCGAATTCGAGCAGTCCCTCGGCTGA
- a CDS encoding gluconate 2-dehydrogenase subunit 3 family protein, protein MAKSSRTNTRYFDGVVRPCKTVAILPAGAVITASGQTAASGSAAAAASAPNAPANGVGMTAAEPVRPTSIDLAQYTPHYFNADEWAFIKAATDRLIPADAEGQGALDLNVPVFIDKQMDAGFGHASNWYMSGPFKPDTPSLWGYQNPLKPRDLYRAAIAAINDHCKQTFSGKVFADLAHTEQEQLLTDMEGGKVSSDRAPIKDFFGFLLQNTKEGYLADPIYGGNKDAGSWQMIGFPGARADFLDWVGQNKRYPLPPVSIDSLGPNPSPAPASGASNAQADNVQSGTNPQRNA, encoded by the coding sequence GTGGCGAAGTCATCGCGGACAAACACGCGTTACTTCGACGGGGTGGTCCGTCCGTGCAAGACCGTTGCCATCCTGCCTGCCGGCGCCGTCATCACCGCCAGCGGACAGACCGCCGCATCGGGAAGCGCCGCCGCGGCAGCGTCTGCGCCCAACGCGCCGGCAAACGGCGTCGGCATGACTGCCGCGGAGCCGGTCCGACCCACATCGATCGATCTCGCGCAGTACACCCCGCACTACTTCAACGCCGACGAATGGGCGTTTATCAAAGCGGCCACCGATCGCCTGATCCCCGCCGATGCGGAAGGCCAGGGCGCGCTCGATCTCAACGTGCCGGTGTTCATCGACAAGCAGATGGATGCGGGCTTCGGTCATGCGTCGAACTGGTATATGAGCGGGCCGTTCAAACCGGACACGCCCTCATTATGGGGCTATCAAAATCCCTTGAAACCACGCGACCTGTATCGCGCCGCCATTGCCGCCATCAACGACCACTGCAAGCAGACATTCTCGGGCAAGGTTTTCGCCGATCTCGCGCATACGGAGCAAGAGCAATTGCTGACGGACATGGAAGGCGGCAAGGTCTCGTCCGACAGGGCCCCCATCAAGGACTTCTTCGGCTTCCTGTTGCAAAACACGAAGGAAGGCTATCTGGCCGATCCGATTTACGGCGGCAACAAGGACGCCGGGTCGTGGCAGATGATCGGCTTCCCGGGCGCCCGCGCCGACTTCCTGGATTGGGTGGGTCAGAACAAACGCTATCCGCTCCCGCCAGTCAGCATCGACAGCCTGGGGCCGAATCCCTCGCCCGCGCCTGCCTCAGGGGCAAGCAACGCGCAAGCCGACAACGTCCAAAGTGGCACGAACCCGCAACGGAACGCATAA
- a CDS encoding mechanosensitive ion channel family protein: MLTLALPDWLTAALFGGLTAAQWIGAAVIAALGYPALDGLRRWAIRRLSALAATLETASAAADTASSPAMRPTETYTLVAIGLLRHTRKPMMIAVSVLAGLSLAATIGAIATFDPATLLSRGAPHSAGTAMTATGNTDTLLAWLKRGWQTVFLLQSALWASQAVSLLSDRYLDRHRLRRARAAAQGAASPRPASDASGAAPMAAPAMSPVLVDAEDGINPVIVRVLAWFARALMWALFLLSLLAQGGVNVTAFVASLSIGAAAIGFAVQGILSDLFASLAIGLDKPFRIGDYVSFGEVSGTIEQVGMKTTRIRSLRGEEIICSNTALLQQQIHNFQRMETRRIAFRFGLAYATSAARLRAVPAMVEQALARIPNTRLDRVHFASFADRALEFEVVYYVNRPEYAVYMDCQQALNLAIVDGLAALGIAFAQPIREIRMLDGAPAGASTADALSPPRAATAPSSLPSAAMT; this comes from the coding sequence ATGTTAACCCTTGCGCTCCCCGACTGGCTGACCGCCGCCCTATTCGGCGGCCTCACGGCGGCCCAGTGGATCGGCGCCGCCGTGATTGCCGCGCTCGGCTATCCCGCACTCGACGGCCTGCGACGTTGGGCGATTCGCCGACTGAGCGCATTGGCCGCCACGTTGGAAACGGCCTCGGCGGCGGCCGACACCGCATCGTCTCCCGCGATGCGACCGACGGAGACCTATACCCTCGTCGCCATCGGGCTGCTGCGGCATACGCGCAAACCGATGATGATCGCCGTCTCCGTGCTGGCAGGTCTGAGCCTCGCCGCGACCATCGGCGCCATCGCGACGTTCGACCCGGCGACCCTGCTGAGCAGGGGCGCACCCCATTCGGCCGGCACCGCAATGACCGCGACCGGCAATACCGACACCCTGCTGGCGTGGTTGAAACGGGGCTGGCAGACCGTCTTCCTGCTGCAATCGGCGCTTTGGGCCAGTCAGGCGGTATCGCTGCTCAGCGATCGCTATCTGGACCGGCATCGCCTGCGCCGCGCACGCGCGGCAGCTCAGGGGGCGGCCTCACCGCGGCCGGCGTCCGACGCGTCGGGCGCGGCACCGATGGCTGCGCCAGCGATGTCGCCGGTCCTCGTGGATGCCGAAGACGGCATCAACCCTGTCATCGTCCGCGTCCTCGCCTGGTTTGCACGGGCGCTGATGTGGGCACTCTTCCTGCTGTCCTTGCTGGCGCAGGGAGGCGTCAATGTCACCGCCTTTGTCGCGAGCCTGAGCATCGGCGCCGCCGCGATCGGCTTTGCGGTCCAAGGCATTCTGAGCGATCTGTTCGCTTCGCTGGCGATCGGATTGGACAAACCCTTCCGCATCGGCGATTACGTCTCCTTCGGCGAGGTCAGCGGCACCATCGAGCAGGTCGGCATGAAAACGACGCGTATACGGAGCCTGCGCGGCGAAGAAATCATCTGCAGCAATACGGCCTTGCTGCAACAGCAGATCCACAATTTTCAGCGGATGGAGACGCGACGTATCGCCTTCCGCTTCGGTCTCGCCTACGCGACTTCGGCTGCGCGCCTGCGTGCGGTGCCGGCGATGGTCGAACAAGCGCTGGCGCGGATTCCGAATACACGGCTCGACCGTGTGCACTTCGCGAGTTTTGCCGATCGTGCGCTGGAATTCGAGGTCGTCTACTACGTGAATCGCCCCGAATACGCAGTCTACATGGACTGCCAGCAGGCGCTGAATCTCGCGATCGTCGACGGGCTCGCCGCACTCGGCATCGCGTTTGCCCAACCGATCCGCGAAATCCGAATGCTCGATGGCGCGCCGGCCGGGGCATCTACGGCCGATGCGCTCAGCCCGCCACGCGCGGCGACGGCACCGTCGTCTCTACCATCCGCTGCAATGACGTGA
- a CDS encoding inositol monophosphatase family protein: MTDTSMPSSGPAARTAAASDAMSDLQARYALACRLARDAGRHALTFFRERDSLQIEHKGLQDVVSRADREVEQFIRGGIAAEFPEDAFLGEESASDDGAAFGEGDIEAARERDAGSRRVLWVVDPIDGTTCFLQGMPVWCVSIGVVVDGVPTIGAVYDPNADELFHALRGKGAWLTSPGDGPGDAARVKPIAAHTARTFRDGPLGLGYSHKVPASTVVPFLDALLSDGGMFIRNGSGALMIAYVAAGRLIGYYEPFMYPWDCMAGLVLVREAGGEVEDFLAADGLRHGHRVIVAGAGLFTSLQRMVETTVPSPRVAG; the protein is encoded by the coding sequence ATGACTGACACTTCGATGCCTTCCTCGGGCCCTGCCGCGCGCACCGCCGCTGCGTCCGATGCAATGTCGGACCTGCAGGCGCGCTATGCATTGGCCTGTCGCTTGGCGCGCGACGCGGGCCGTCATGCCCTGACGTTCTTCCGAGAGCGGGATAGCTTGCAGATCGAGCACAAGGGCTTGCAGGACGTCGTCAGCCGCGCGGATCGCGAGGTCGAGCAGTTCATCCGCGGCGGCATTGCCGCCGAATTTCCTGAGGATGCGTTTCTTGGCGAGGAGAGCGCGTCGGACGACGGCGCAGCGTTCGGTGAAGGCGACATCGAGGCAGCGCGCGAGCGCGACGCCGGATCGCGGCGCGTGCTTTGGGTGGTCGATCCGATCGACGGCACTACCTGTTTTCTGCAAGGTATGCCGGTCTGGTGTGTCTCGATCGGCGTCGTCGTCGACGGCGTACCGACGATCGGTGCCGTCTACGATCCGAACGCCGACGAGTTGTTTCATGCGCTACGTGGCAAGGGCGCCTGGCTGACCAGCCCCGGCGACGGCCCGGGCGATGCCGCACGCGTGAAACCGATCGCAGCCCACACGGCACGTACCTTCCGTGACGGGCCGCTCGGTCTGGGCTATTCGCACAAGGTGCCTGCGTCCACCGTGGTGCCTTTCCTCGACGCCTTACTGTCCGATGGGGGCATGTTCATCCGTAACGGATCGGGCGCCCTGATGATTGCCTATGTGGCCGCGGGTCGTCTGATCGGATACTACGAACCGTTCATGTATCCCTGGGATTGCATGGCCGGGCTCGTTCTGGTGCGCGAGGCCGGCGGCGAGGTCGAGGATTTTCTCGCCGCCGACGGCCTGCGTCATGGCCATCGGGTGATCGTCGCGGGGGCGGGTCTATTCACGTCATTGCAGCGGATGGTAGAGACGACGGTGCCGTCGCCGCGCGTGGCGGGCTGA
- a CDS encoding MaoC/PaaZ C-terminal domain-containing protein: MQNTTPLQVGATMSFRKTMTVAEQAFFTGISGNLATMHVDAAAARDAGFANMLSFEMAVLALSSTCLNRLAGKAWRIGKLDLSFDAPVVVGSTIEAIATVTEVTSASIDFEIRCLIDSEDGGKQVIGGTAAMLPLLG, from the coding sequence ATGCAAAACACCACTCCCCTGCAAGTCGGCGCGACAATGTCGTTCCGCAAGACGATGACCGTCGCCGAACAAGCCTTCTTCACCGGCATCAGCGGCAATCTGGCAACGATGCACGTGGACGCGGCCGCGGCCCGCGACGCGGGTTTTGCAAACATGCTGAGTTTCGAGATGGCGGTATTGGCGCTGTCGTCCACCTGTCTGAATCGGCTGGCCGGCAAGGCCTGGCGCATCGGCAAGCTGGATCTGTCGTTCGACGCACCGGTAGTGGTGGGCAGCACGATCGAAGCGATCGCCACCGTAACGGAAGTCACGTCGGCCTCGATCGATTTCGAGATCCGTTGCCTGATCGACAGCGAAGACGGCGGCAAGCAAGTCATCGGCGGCACCGCGGCGATGTTGCCGCTGCTCGGCTGA
- a CDS encoding acyl-CoA dehydrogenase family protein, with protein sequence MIDFSIPSETQMLVDTVRKFVTNEVQPLEAETEHTGVIPADKLKIVRDKAMSLGLFAMNMPDDVGGGGLSNVDMCYVEEELGKTSDALIRRVFGQVYPMLLACEGAQRDDYLLPTVRGEKVCAMAITEPGAGSDAASISTVATEDGDDFVINGRKHFISDGDIADYVIVMALTDKEKRARGGITLFLVDKGTPGFHVTGKQPMMGHRGYGHAELVFENCRIPKDKILGTLGNGFKLIMDSVAGIRLAHIGARACGMAQRVLELMRTYAGERKQFGQPIGDFQMVQQMIADSATEIFATRMMVLNTAWELDQGRDVRDKVSMVKLYASEMIGRVADRGIQTFGGMGFTKEMPLERIYRDSRVTRIYDGTSEIHRMLIARSVIKRGLTL encoded by the coding sequence ATGATCGACTTTTCCATTCCCTCCGAAACCCAGATGCTGGTGGACACGGTCCGCAAATTCGTGACCAACGAAGTGCAGCCGCTGGAAGCCGAAACCGAACATACCGGCGTGATCCCGGCCGACAAGCTGAAGATCGTGCGCGACAAGGCGATGTCGCTGGGGCTGTTCGCGATGAATATGCCGGACGATGTCGGCGGCGGTGGCCTGTCGAATGTCGACATGTGCTACGTCGAGGAAGAACTTGGCAAGACGTCCGATGCGCTGATCCGCCGCGTGTTCGGCCAGGTCTATCCGATGCTGCTCGCCTGCGAAGGCGCGCAACGCGACGACTATCTGCTGCCGACGGTCCGCGGTGAGAAGGTCTGCGCGATGGCCATCACCGAGCCGGGCGCCGGTTCCGACGCCGCGTCGATCTCGACGGTGGCGACCGAAGACGGCGACGACTTCGTCATCAATGGTCGCAAGCACTTCATCAGCGACGGCGACATCGCCGACTACGTCATCGTGATGGCGCTGACGGACAAGGAAAAGCGCGCGCGCGGCGGCATCACGCTATTCCTCGTCGACAAGGGCACGCCGGGCTTCCACGTCACCGGCAAGCAGCCGATGATGGGCCATCGCGGGTATGGCCATGCGGAACTGGTTTTCGAAAACTGCCGTATCCCGAAGGATAAGATCCTGGGGACGCTGGGTAACGGGTTCAAGCTGATCATGGACAGCGTGGCCGGCATCCGCCTCGCGCACATCGGCGCACGGGCCTGCGGCATGGCGCAGCGCGTACTGGAACTGATGCGCACCTATGCGGGCGAGCGCAAGCAGTTCGGTCAACCGATCGGCGATTTCCAGATGGTGCAGCAGATGATCGCGGACTCGGCCACGGAAATCTTTGCGACGCGAATGATGGTGCTCAACACCGCGTGGGAATTGGATCAAGGCCGCGACGTGCGCGACAAGGTGTCGATGGTCAAGCTGTACGCCTCGGAAATGATCGGCCGCGTGGCGGACCGCGGCATCCAGACATTCGGCGGCATGGGCTTCACGAAGGAAATGCCGCTGGAACGGATCTACCGTGACAGCCGCGTCACGCGCATCTACGACGGCACGTCGGAAATCCATCGCATGTTGATCGCGCGCAGTGTGATCAAGCGCGGTCTGACGCTCTAA
- a CDS encoding FadR/GntR family transcriptional regulator: protein MPDRIYGALLGQILDGVYPQGGRLPTEHQLADAFQTSRPTVREALARLRADGIIQTRHGSGTTVAHRPDPDVRRFAPLETLSDIRRCFDFRIVAEAGAAALAATDAGEAEREAMHRANRALQQVIETGGIGAEEDYAFHQAIARASMNPYFVTVLGFLQEQVLFSMNLSRNLSLIKTVTRRREVQSEHADIVAAIDARDAQGASDAMRRHLEAAVTRMFGA from the coding sequence ATGCCGGACCGGATTTACGGTGCCTTGCTCGGTCAGATATTGGACGGGGTGTATCCGCAGGGCGGCCGACTCCCCACCGAGCATCAACTGGCGGACGCCTTTCAGACCTCGCGTCCGACGGTGCGCGAAGCGTTGGCACGGCTGCGCGCCGACGGCATCATTCAGACGCGTCATGGTTCCGGAACCACGGTCGCCCATCGTCCGGACCCGGACGTGCGTCGATTCGCGCCGCTGGAAACGCTCTCCGATATTCGTCGCTGCTTCGATTTCCGAATCGTCGCGGAGGCGGGCGCCGCCGCGCTGGCCGCCACCGATGCCGGGGAGGCGGAGCGCGAGGCGATGCATCGCGCGAATCGCGCACTGCAGCAGGTGATCGAGACCGGCGGCATCGGCGCGGAGGAGGACTACGCCTTCCATCAGGCGATCGCGCGGGCATCGATGAATCCCTACTTCGTCACCGTGCTCGGTTTCCTGCAGGAGCAAGTGCTGTTCAGCATGAATTTGTCCCGCAATCTGTCGCTTATCAAGACGGTAACGCGTCGCCGGGAAGTGCAGTCCGAGCATGCCGACATCGTCGCCGCCATCGACGCGCGCGATGCGCAAGGTGCCTCGGATGCCATGCGCCGGCATCTGGAGGCGGCCGTCACGCGCATGTTTGGCGCCTGA
- a CDS encoding alpha/beta hydrolase: protein MTHFEDDSRHHGGEQDDGGLHEDAIPPSSAGAAAGSPSQGSGEKHAGNRPDAMRRAWVGRAMLGVPLTLAGGGWASRAVAGVPEAAETEAPKPIAAPGDVIDVPLWPEGRVPGVRDTARVAAIGAERVSAGGAIRNVSQPRLRIYPADPSRRTGMAILVIAGGGYAHIECGHESTPTCRWLQSLGITACELIYRLPREGWDRTAPLQDGQRAMRVIRAHAQTLHIEPARLAVMGFSAGGHLAGMTAVTPDVARYAPLDAIDALASDAAFAALLYPVLTLVPPFDNTHTRRSLLGRDNSGDDANAAAAALSVDRQVNEATPPVFLAQATDDPISPVDNSLLMYSAMRSAGRPVDLHLFQSGGHGWGLGRPGTEQTLWPALFQRWMGLLGG, encoded by the coding sequence TTGACGCATTTTGAAGACGACTCGCGGCATCACGGCGGGGAGCAGGACGACGGCGGTCTGCATGAAGATGCGATCCCCCCGTCGAGCGCTGGCGCTGCTGCCGGTTCTCCCTCGCAAGGTAGCGGCGAGAAGCACGCGGGAAACCGGCCTGATGCCATGCGTCGCGCCTGGGTCGGTCGTGCGATGCTGGGTGTGCCACTGACCTTGGCAGGGGGCGGGTGGGCGTCGCGCGCTGTAGCGGGTGTGCCCGAGGCAGCGGAGACGGAGGCGCCGAAGCCGATCGCGGCACCGGGCGACGTAATCGACGTGCCCTTGTGGCCGGAGGGCCGCGTTCCAGGTGTGCGCGACACCGCGCGAGTCGCGGCGATCGGTGCGGAGCGCGTCAGTGCTGGCGGTGCGATACGCAATGTGTCGCAACCGCGGCTGCGCATCTATCCGGCGGATCCGTCACGTCGCACCGGCATGGCGATACTGGTCATCGCCGGCGGCGGCTATGCCCATATCGAATGCGGTCATGAAAGTACGCCGACGTGCCGCTGGCTGCAGTCGCTCGGCATCACCGCCTGTGAGTTGATCTATCGACTGCCGCGCGAAGGATGGGATCGGACGGCACCGCTGCAGGACGGGCAACGGGCGATGCGGGTGATTCGGGCGCATGCCCAGACCTTGCACATCGAGCCGGCGCGTCTGGCCGTCATGGGCTTTTCCGCAGGCGGGCATCTGGCCGGCATGACCGCCGTCACCCCCGACGTTGCGCGCTATGCACCGCTGGATGCGATCGATGCGCTAGCGTCCGATGCGGCGTTTGCCGCGCTGCTGTATCCGGTACTGACCTTGGTGCCGCCGTTCGACAATACCCACACGCGACGCTCGCTGCTGGGACGCGACAATAGTGGAGACGATGCCAATGCAGCGGCGGCGGCGTTGTCCGTCGACCGCCAGGTGAACGAGGCGACACCACCAGTGTTTCTCGCGCAGGCGACCGACGATCCGATCTCGCCGGTCGACAACAGCCTGCTGATGTACTCGGCGATGCGTTCGGCAGGCCGACCGGTGGACCTGCATCTATTCCAATCCGGCGGCCATGGCTGGGGCTTGGGACGTCCCGGCACCGAACAGACGCTGTGGCCGGCGTTGTTTCAACGCTGGATGGGACTGCTCGGCGGCTAG